In Candidatus Palauibacter soopunensis, the following are encoded in one genomic region:
- a CDS encoding HDIG domain-containing metalloprotein, with amino-acid sequence MSFFGRVRDYLRPVNRPPVGGRRDAWVHHGFRAGMVTVIALAVPLMFPQSTPSGFDGIDPGSVARQTINADFDFDVPKDPDRLLEQQDDAEAGVTPRLRFEPARADSSVERVNAFIARLDSVIPAAEARVDEDGLPAAAGAALVRDEVRRVAGGIGIDLSAGGVIDSLQVEYLLDGASRAGLRDELETAFEGLREGVIRGSELADISAANVVAREGPSGDDRVRAVADLVRLDDFTLAAREGVGDRLPPGGAALFQQLVLMAQPTLRIDQDATRQAREQARAAIPQVEGFVLEGERLITENTVVTDDEYRRLLAYQAQILERGGTRTTSDFLRNVGMILLVMSMLGILVFATFSFRRDIYEDLPSFTVLLGLVVIVMAAAGAVAAVEGSPALVPVALAGFLAAALFDSLLGLVVVSTITGILMGQPYFSGLAAPMVTVAGGVTAAFAFHTIRTRSQSWVLVALITAAYVGAGLLLVLTGHYALGEMGTTAALGLLNATVCTGLGVGVGLPLLEAFTGRTTEASLLELSDMNRPLLRRLAREAPGTYAHSINVANLVEAACEAIGADSVQGRVGVYYHDIGKLERPQYFIENQPRGLNPHDRLTPWQSAEILRDHVRHGLVMAEEARLPEVVKDFIREHHGTQLIRYFLEKARAREGVAEVDPSDFAYPGPKPQSKETGVAMLADAVEAASRVLSNPSPERIRALIDRLVQDRIDYGELDDCPLTYRDLRIVKREFAHVLTGLYHHRIDYPQPTAPGETPGGPGETPAGEGPETSGVEAAATAGEEGASEPIDLEQAAQGDTGPIPALDSLPDSDPEPAAEPEGVASGRTD; translated from the coding sequence TTGAGTTTCTTCGGCCGCGTCCGAGACTACCTGCGCCCCGTGAACCGGCCGCCGGTCGGCGGCCGTCGGGACGCGTGGGTCCACCACGGATTCCGGGCCGGGATGGTCACCGTCATCGCCCTCGCCGTTCCCCTGATGTTCCCGCAGAGCACGCCGAGCGGGTTCGACGGCATCGACCCCGGCAGCGTCGCCCGGCAGACGATCAACGCCGACTTCGATTTCGACGTGCCCAAGGACCCGGACCGCCTCCTCGAGCAGCAGGACGATGCGGAGGCCGGCGTGACGCCGAGGCTGCGCTTCGAGCCCGCGCGCGCGGACAGCAGCGTCGAGCGCGTGAATGCCTTCATCGCACGGCTCGATTCCGTCATCCCCGCGGCGGAAGCGCGAGTCGACGAGGACGGACTCCCGGCCGCGGCCGGCGCCGCGCTCGTCCGGGACGAGGTCCGGCGGGTCGCGGGCGGGATCGGGATCGACCTCTCGGCCGGGGGGGTGATCGACTCGCTCCAGGTGGAATACCTCCTCGACGGGGCGTCGCGCGCCGGGCTGCGCGACGAACTCGAGACGGCCTTCGAGGGACTGCGCGAGGGCGTGATCCGAGGGAGCGAACTCGCGGACATCAGCGCCGCGAACGTCGTCGCGCGCGAGGGACCTTCCGGCGACGACCGCGTGCGCGCCGTCGCGGATCTCGTCCGCCTAGACGACTTCACCCTGGCGGCCCGGGAGGGGGTGGGAGACCGGCTGCCGCCGGGGGGCGCGGCGCTCTTCCAGCAACTCGTCCTCATGGCGCAGCCGACGCTGCGCATCGACCAGGACGCGACCCGGCAGGCGCGGGAGCAGGCCCGGGCCGCGATCCCCCAGGTCGAAGGCTTCGTGCTCGAGGGAGAGCGTCTCATCACCGAGAACACGGTGGTGACGGACGACGAATACCGCAGGCTCCTCGCCTATCAGGCCCAGATCCTGGAGCGGGGCGGGACGCGCACGACATCGGACTTCCTCCGCAACGTGGGCATGATCCTCCTCGTCATGAGCATGCTCGGGATTCTCGTCTTCGCGACGTTCAGCTTTCGCCGCGACATCTACGAGGATCTCCCCAGCTTCACCGTCCTGCTCGGGCTCGTCGTCATCGTGATGGCGGCGGCCGGCGCGGTGGCCGCCGTGGAGGGTTCGCCCGCGCTCGTGCCGGTCGCGCTGGCCGGCTTCCTCGCCGCGGCGCTGTTCGACAGCCTCCTGGGCCTCGTCGTCGTCTCGACGATCACGGGAATCCTCATGGGCCAGCCGTACTTCTCGGGACTCGCGGCCCCCATGGTGACCGTGGCGGGCGGGGTCACGGCGGCCTTCGCGTTCCACACGATCCGCACGCGTTCGCAGAGCTGGGTCCTCGTCGCGCTGATCACCGCGGCATACGTGGGGGCCGGCCTCCTGCTCGTCCTCACGGGCCACTACGCGCTGGGCGAGATGGGAACGACCGCGGCGCTCGGGCTTCTCAACGCCACCGTGTGCACGGGACTCGGCGTCGGCGTCGGCCTCCCGCTGCTCGAGGCCTTCACGGGACGGACGACGGAGGCGTCGCTGCTCGAGCTCTCCGACATGAACCGGCCGCTCCTGAGGCGGCTGGCGCGCGAGGCGCCCGGCACCTACGCCCACTCGATCAACGTGGCGAACCTCGTCGAGGCGGCGTGCGAGGCGATCGGGGCCGACTCCGTGCAGGGCCGCGTGGGGGTCTACTATCACGACATCGGGAAGCTCGAGCGTCCGCAGTATTTCATCGAGAACCAGCCGCGCGGGCTGAACCCGCACGACCGTCTCACGCCGTGGCAGAGCGCCGAGATCCTGCGCGACCACGTGCGCCACGGGCTGGTGATGGCGGAGGAAGCGCGTCTGCCCGAGGTCGTGAAGGACTTCATTCGCGAGCACCACGGGACGCAGCTCATCCGCTACTTCCTCGAGAAGGCCCGCGCCCGGGAAGGCGTCGCGGAAGTGGACCCGAGCGACTTCGCCTACCCCGGCCCGAAGCCGCAGAGCAAGGAAACGGGCGTGGCGATGCTGGCGGATGCCGTGGAGGCGGCGTCGCGCGTCCTCTCGAACCCGAGTCCCGAGCGCATCCGGGCTCTCATCGACCGCCTCGTGCAGGACCGCATCGACTACGGTGAACTCGACGACTGCCCGCTGACGTACCGCGACCTCCGCATCGTCAAACGGGAGTTCGCCCACGTCCTCACCGGGCTCTATCACCACCGCATCGACTATCCGCAACCGACGGCGCCCGGCGAGACGCCCGGCGGTCCCGGTGAGACGCCAGCCGGGGAGGGGCCGGAGACGAGCGGCGTGGAGGCGGCGGCGACCGCGGGGGAGGAGGGCGCGTCGGAGCCGATCGACCTCGAGCAGGCCGCGCAGGGCGACACCGGCCCCATCCCCGCCCTGGATTCGCTCCCGGATTCGGACCCGGAGCCGGCCGCCGAGCCGGAAGGAGTCGCCAGCGGGCGCACGGATTGA
- the mgtE gene encoding magnesium transporter — protein sequence MHENPEEQLRLLIEEIRVRLEAGDMDALLAFVEPLHPSDMADVLEHVEEAERMALLELIPAALASDALAEMEEEEKPGELLASMEPERIAEIVEELADDDAADLIGELDPAEQARVFESVPDEEEQEIRELLEYPEESAGGIMTRELCAVDSEATAAAAIEELRAQAEETEDLYTVFVVGRRGRLRGVVTLRDLVLAAPETRISDLLEEPPAVVSVDLDQEEVGRILSRYNLAAIGVIDDEGRLVGQITFDDVIDVVEAEVTEDILRFAAVSDEEQLRGTTLGAIRSRLPWLAVNTLTLSVAAVAVWLYRDTIEQLAILAAVMPVIAGLGGNAGTQALAVTIRRIALADELPEERWSAVVKELVVGLVNGLAIGLLVALVSLLLPNTEAIFGLVVMIAMWGNLAVASALGAFFPILLERFGVDPAVASSVFVTTFTDLFGFVLLLGLATRFLL from the coding sequence ATGCACGAGAATCCGGAAGAGCAGCTCCGGCTCCTGATCGAGGAGATCCGCGTCCGCCTCGAGGCGGGCGACATGGACGCGCTTCTCGCGTTCGTGGAACCGCTGCATCCGAGCGACATGGCGGACGTGCTCGAGCACGTCGAGGAGGCCGAGCGCATGGCCCTCCTCGAACTCATTCCGGCCGCCCTCGCCTCGGACGCCCTCGCCGAGATGGAGGAGGAGGAGAAGCCGGGCGAGCTGCTCGCGAGCATGGAGCCGGAGCGGATCGCCGAAATCGTCGAGGAACTCGCGGACGACGACGCGGCCGACCTCATCGGCGAACTCGACCCGGCGGAGCAGGCCCGCGTCTTCGAGTCGGTGCCGGACGAGGAAGAGCAGGAGATACGGGAACTGCTCGAGTATCCGGAGGAGTCGGCGGGCGGGATCATGACCCGCGAGCTGTGCGCGGTGGACTCGGAGGCGACGGCGGCCGCGGCGATCGAGGAGCTGCGGGCGCAGGCGGAGGAGACCGAGGACCTCTACACGGTGTTCGTCGTCGGGCGGCGGGGGCGGCTGCGCGGTGTCGTCACGCTGCGGGATCTCGTGCTCGCGGCGCCGGAGACGCGGATCTCCGACCTGCTCGAGGAACCCCCGGCCGTGGTCTCGGTGGATCTCGACCAGGAGGAAGTGGGGAGGATCCTGTCCCGCTACAACCTCGCCGCGATCGGGGTCATCGACGACGAGGGGCGGCTGGTGGGGCAGATCACCTTCGACGACGTGATCGATGTCGTCGAGGCGGAGGTCACCGAGGACATCCTGCGCTTCGCCGCGGTGTCGGACGAGGAGCAGTTGCGCGGGACGACGCTCGGCGCGATCCGGAGCCGGCTGCCGTGGCTCGCGGTGAACACGCTCACGCTGTCGGTCGCCGCGGTCGCGGTGTGGCTGTACCGGGACACGATCGAACAGTTGGCGATTCTCGCGGCCGTGATGCCGGTGATCGCGGGACTGGGCGGAAACGCGGGCACGCAGGCGCTGGCGGTTACGATCCGCCGCATCGCGCTCGCCGACGAACTGCCTGAAGAGCGCTGGTCCGCCGTCGTCAAGGAACTCGTCGTGGGCCTCGTGAACGGGCTCGCGATCGGGCTGCTCGTGGCGCTCGTCTCGCTGCTGCTCCCGAACACCGAGGCCATCTTCGGACTCGTCGTGATGATCGCGATGTGGGGGAACCTCGCCGTCGCCTCCGCGCTGGGCGCGTTCTTCCCGATCCTGCTCGAGCGGTTCGGCGTGGATCCGGCGGTCGCTTCGTCGGTCTTCGTCACGACCTTCACGGACCTGTTCGGGTTCGTCCTGCTGCTGGGGCTCGCGACCCGGTTCCTCCTGTGA
- a CDS encoding HD domain-containing protein, translating into MDKLHPIIHAVGTEERLPDWAVMSPARIRHAGRVGQLLWDWADALGHDTRTRIRWRAAGLLHDALKEEGAAVLRPLVNGADEWPDALLHGPACANRLRAAGVDDEPFLRAIAFHTTGHRDLGALGQALYMADFLEPGRLAAGRERAGLRRRMPDEWHTVLVEVATAKIGILIDCLIPVSAATAGFWEAITAPR; encoded by the coding sequence GTGGACAAGCTTCACCCCATCATCCACGCAGTCGGCACCGAGGAACGCCTCCCCGACTGGGCCGTGATGAGCCCCGCGCGCATCCGTCACGCCGGGCGGGTCGGCCAGTTGCTGTGGGACTGGGCGGACGCCCTCGGGCACGACACGAGGACGCGGATCCGCTGGCGCGCGGCGGGCCTTCTGCACGACGCTCTCAAGGAGGAAGGCGCGGCAGTCCTGCGACCCCTCGTCAACGGCGCGGACGAGTGGCCCGACGCGCTCCTCCACGGTCCGGCGTGCGCGAACCGGCTGCGCGCGGCCGGCGTGGATGACGAGCCGTTCCTGCGAGCCATCGCCTTTCACACCACCGGACACCGGGATCTCGGCGCCCTTGGACAGGCCCTCTACATGGCCGATTTCCTGGAGCCGGGCCGCCTGGCCGCGGGCCGGGAGCGCGCCGGCCTGCGCCGCCGCATGCCGGACGAGTGGCACACCGTCCTCGTCGAGGTCGCGACCGCGAAGATCGGCATCCTCATCGACTGCCTGATCCCCGTTTCCGCCGCGACCGCCGGGTTCTGGGAGGCGATCACCGCGCCGCGCTGA
- the aspS gene encoding aspartate--tRNA ligase — translation MRDAGCGQVEASWSGREVRVIGWVHRRRDLGGLFFVDLRDRTGLLQLSFGPEWSDAPGLQLVTELNPEDVVQATGIVAPRPEPNPEMLTGEIEIRVSSLRRVSVSDPLPILVYQPPDEELPSEELRLKHRILDLRRPEMQRNLRLRHVATNAVRASLTEQGFVEIETPLLTRQTPEGARDYLVPSRVRQGRFFALPQSPQLYKQLLMCGGFDRYFQIAKCLRDEDLRADRQPEFTQIDVEMAFVEQDDVFRAAEKMFARVWRDGLERDLSVPFRRLPHAEAMERYGTDKPDLRIPWEIRDFTDALTGIGFGIFDGAVRAGGRVRGLVLPGGAALSRSRIAHYDKLAQEAGAKGALWLKRTADGWSGPPAKVVDEDVARALETEFGVGEGDLIFLVAGRDAESSPALDRLRRAAARELGAVDENGEEWLWITEFPLYHQDPDTGLPVPAQHAFTMPADPDPARLRQDPLSVNAIAYDIVYNGIEFASGSIRCHLPEVQRVILEATGLTPEEVEARFGFLLEAFRYGVPPHGGFAVGMDRVVAEMAGCASIRDVIAFPKTAAARGLLERSPSSVTQAELEELGISVTGGAGKSGEADETGGTGRSGT, via the coding sequence TTGCGCGACGCCGGCTGCGGGCAGGTCGAGGCCTCGTGGTCCGGACGCGAAGTCAGGGTCATCGGGTGGGTACACCGCCGTCGCGACCTCGGAGGACTCTTCTTCGTCGACCTGCGCGACCGGACCGGCCTGCTCCAGCTCTCCTTCGGCCCGGAGTGGTCTGACGCCCCCGGCCTGCAACTCGTGACGGAGCTGAATCCGGAGGACGTCGTGCAGGCGACGGGCATCGTCGCGCCGCGCCCCGAGCCCAACCCGGAGATGCTCACGGGCGAAATCGAGATCCGCGTGTCGAGTCTTCGGCGGGTGTCCGTCTCCGACCCGCTCCCGATCCTCGTCTATCAGCCCCCGGACGAAGAGCTGCCCTCGGAGGAGCTTCGCCTCAAGCACCGGATCCTCGACCTGCGCCGCCCCGAGATGCAGCGCAACCTGAGGCTCCGTCACGTGGCGACGAACGCGGTGCGCGCCTCGCTCACCGAGCAGGGGTTCGTCGAGATCGAGACCCCGCTCCTCACGCGGCAGACGCCGGAGGGGGCGCGGGACTATCTCGTCCCCAGCCGGGTCCGGCAGGGCCGGTTCTTCGCCCTCCCGCAGTCGCCGCAGCTCTACAAGCAGCTTCTCATGTGCGGCGGCTTCGACCGCTACTTCCAGATCGCGAAGTGTCTCCGCGACGAGGACCTGCGGGCGGACCGCCAGCCCGAGTTCACCCAGATCGACGTGGAGATGGCGTTCGTCGAGCAGGACGACGTCTTCCGCGCCGCGGAGAAGATGTTCGCGCGCGTCTGGCGGGACGGGCTCGAGCGGGACCTCTCCGTGCCCTTCCGGCGCCTGCCCCACGCCGAGGCGATGGAGCGCTACGGCACGGACAAGCCGGACCTCCGCATCCCCTGGGAGATCCGGGATTTCACGGACGCGCTCACCGGCATCGGCTTCGGCATCTTCGACGGCGCCGTGCGCGCCGGCGGACGCGTCCGGGGGCTCGTCCTTCCGGGCGGCGCGGCGCTCTCCCGCTCGCGCATCGCGCACTACGACAAGCTCGCGCAGGAGGCCGGCGCGAAGGGCGCCCTGTGGCTGAAGCGCACCGCGGACGGCTGGTCCGGTCCGCCGGCGAAGGTCGTGGACGAGGACGTCGCGCGCGCGCTCGAGACGGAGTTCGGGGTGGGGGAGGGCGATCTCATCTTCCTCGTCGCCGGGCGCGATGCGGAGAGTTCGCCGGCCCTCGACCGGCTGCGGCGCGCGGCGGCCCGTGAACTCGGCGCCGTGGACGAGAACGGGGAGGAGTGGCTCTGGATCACGGAGTTCCCCCTCTATCACCAGGATCCCGACACCGGCCTTCCCGTTCCGGCGCAGCACGCCTTCACGATGCCGGCGGACCCCGACCCCGCGCGTCTGCGCCAAGACCCGCTCTCCGTGAACGCGATCGCGTACGACATTGTCTACAACGGGATCGAGTTCGCCAGCGGGAGCATCCGTTGCCACCTTCCCGAGGTTCAGCGTGTCATCCTCGAGGCGACGGGGCTCACGCCCGAGGAGGTCGAGGCGCGCTTCGGCTTCCTGCTCGAGGCGTTCCGCTACGGCGTCCCGCCGCACGGGGGGTTCGCGGTCGGCATGGACCGCGTGGTGGCCGAGATGGCCGGTTGCGCGTCGATTCGGGACGTCATCGCGTTCCCGAAGACCGCCGCGGCCAGAGGTCTGCTCGAACGGTCGCCATCGTCGGTGACCCAGGCTGAACTGGAGGAACTCGGGATCTCCGTGACCGGCGGCGCCGGCAAGTCCGGCGAGGCCGACGAGACTGGAGGGACCGGGAGGAGCGGGACTTGA
- the rlmN gene encoding 23S rRNA (adenine(2503)-C(2))-methyltransferase RlmN, whose product MTESTRAELLAEPGDGGRERLAAFFAARGEPAYRARQVEEWVWAQGARAFDEMTNLPAGLREALDAAFSLTPIEPDYVARSRDGTVKHLWRLEDGERVESVLIPTRDRLTLCLSSQAGCALACRFCATGDFGFRRQLRAAEIVAQYRDSLRVAREEMGRPASSPISNVVYMGMGEPLANLDGVIGSLASLHGGFGLGARRITVSTVGLIPGILELARRPEPFELAVSLHAPSHELRLQLMPIEKRYPLPELFDALRTYQGYKNRRISFEYTLIRGVNDDPALAEPLAKLARGLICFVNLIPFNPIPSRPEWGPSSAEGIARFSEALAVRGVGNAVRRPRGRDIAAACGQLRLSRES is encoded by the coding sequence ATGACGGAAAGCACACGAGCGGAACTGCTCGCGGAGCCGGGAGACGGCGGACGGGAGCGGCTGGCGGCGTTCTTCGCGGCGCGCGGAGAGCCGGCCTACCGGGCGCGGCAGGTCGAGGAGTGGGTCTGGGCGCAGGGGGCGCGCGCCTTCGACGAGATGACGAACCTCCCCGCCGGCCTCCGGGAAGCGCTGGACGCGGCCTTTTCCCTCACTCCGATCGAACCGGACTACGTCGCCCGCTCGAGGGACGGGACGGTGAAGCACCTGTGGCGGCTCGAGGACGGCGAGCGGGTGGAGTCCGTGCTCATCCCGACGCGCGACCGCCTCACCCTCTGTCTTTCGTCGCAGGCCGGGTGCGCGCTCGCGTGCCGCTTCTGCGCCACCGGCGACTTCGGGTTCCGGCGCCAGTTGAGGGCGGCGGAGATCGTGGCGCAGTACCGCGACTCCCTGCGCGTCGCGCGAGAGGAGATGGGGCGGCCGGCGTCCAGCCCGATCTCCAACGTGGTGTACATGGGGATGGGAGAACCTCTGGCGAACCTCGACGGGGTTATCGGATCGCTTGCCTCCCTGCACGGGGGGTTCGGTCTCGGGGCGCGGCGGATCACGGTGTCGACGGTGGGACTCATCCCGGGGATCCTGGAACTCGCCCGGCGCCCGGAGCCGTTCGAACTCGCCGTCTCGCTGCACGCGCCGTCCCACGAACTGCGGCTGCAACTGATGCCGATCGAGAAGCGCTACCCGCTGCCGGAGCTGTTCGACGCCCTGCGCACGTATCAGGGCTACAAGAACCGGCGCATCAGCTTCGAGTACACGCTCATCCGGGGGGTGAACGACGATCCGGCGCTGGCGGAACCGCTGGCGAAGCTGGCGCGGGGGCTCATCTGCTTCGTGAATCTCATCCCCTTCAACCCCATCCCCTCGCGTCCGGAGTGGGGTCCGAGTTCCGCCGAGGGGATCGCGCGCTTTTCGGAGGCGCTCGCGGTGCGCGGGGTGGGCAACGCGGTGAGAAGGCCGCGGGGCCGTGACATCGCCGCCGCGTGCGGGCAACTGCGCCTGTCGCGGGAGAGCTAG
- the ybeY gene encoding rRNA maturation RNase YbeY translates to MTESVSFAIRIDFPSGEKEAWRGPSEAELTKAARAALAAGRAGQAGEAGAGDAAGESAELSVTFLPAESMRALNRDYHGVDDLTDVLAFGLGEDPLVGDIYISPEAAEASAGELGLDPGEEILRLLIHGILHLLGHDHPEGEARYASPMFELQERVLARLLAEFRGRA, encoded by the coding sequence TTGACCGAATCCGTGTCGTTCGCGATCCGCATCGACTTCCCCTCCGGCGAGAAGGAAGCCTGGCGCGGTCCCTCCGAGGCGGAGTTGACGAAGGCCGCACGGGCCGCCCTCGCCGCGGGGCGCGCGGGACAGGCCGGGGAAGCCGGCGCGGGCGATGCCGCGGGCGAGAGCGCCGAGCTTTCCGTCACCTTTCTCCCAGCTGAATCCATGCGCGCCCTGAACCGGGACTACCACGGGGTCGATGACCTCACGGACGTGCTCGCGTTCGGGCTCGGCGAGGACCCGCTCGTTGGCGACATCTACATCTCCCCGGAAGCGGCCGAGGCCTCGGCCGGCGAGCTGGGGCTCGATCCGGGCGAGGAAATCCTGCGCCTCCTCATCCACGGCATCCTCCATCTGCTCGGACACGACCATCCGGAAGGCGAGGCGCGCTATGCCTCTCCGATGTTCGAACTCCAGGAACGGGTGCTGGCGCGGCTGCTGGCCGAGTTCCGTGGCCGCGCGTAG
- a CDS encoding PhoH family protein encodes MSVATERRLSIEGADQQLLAGVNDSNLTTLARHCDIRVVLRRDEMILSGPEADVDRASPTARRMIRYARLRRPFDAVDVERLLEAPPDDGGGSRKSADARGSGQGEVALAGAGRAIRPKSPGQDKYLAAMRERDIVVGIGPAGTGKTYLAVAAAVEALNRKRIRRIILTRPAVEAGEALGFLPGDIREKVDPYLRPLYDALEDMMPHDRVRRAIEDRVIEVAPLAYMRGRTLSDAFLILDEAQNATTAQMKMFLTRLGLNSKTVITGDKTQIDLPRPEDSGLLEIEEVLRDVVGIDFVYLDDADVVRHRLVKEIIRAYRESER; translated from the coding sequence TTGAGCGTAGCGACGGAGCGGCGCCTCTCCATCGAGGGGGCCGACCAGCAGCTGCTGGCCGGCGTGAACGACTCGAACCTCACGACGCTGGCCCGCCACTGCGACATCCGCGTCGTCCTCCGGCGCGACGAGATGATCCTCTCGGGTCCGGAAGCCGACGTCGATCGCGCCTCCCCCACCGCGCGGCGCATGATCCGCTACGCGCGGCTGCGGCGCCCCTTCGATGCGGTGGATGTCGAGCGTCTTCTCGAAGCCCCCCCCGACGACGGAGGCGGCTCGCGGAAGTCCGCCGATGCCCGGGGCTCCGGCCAGGGAGAAGTCGCGCTGGCGGGGGCGGGGCGTGCGATCCGGCCCAAGTCCCCGGGACAGGACAAGTACCTGGCCGCGATGCGCGAGCGGGACATCGTCGTCGGCATCGGCCCGGCCGGCACCGGAAAGACCTATCTCGCCGTCGCCGCGGCGGTGGAGGCGCTCAACCGAAAGCGGATCCGCCGCATCATCCTCACGCGGCCCGCGGTCGAGGCCGGCGAGGCGCTCGGCTTCCTGCCCGGCGACATCCGCGAGAAGGTCGACCCCTACCTGCGCCCGCTCTACGACGCGCTCGAGGACATGATGCCGCACGACCGCGTCCGCCGCGCGATCGAGGACCGCGTGATCGAGGTCGCCCCGCTCGCCTACATGCGCGGCCGGACGCTCTCCGACGCGTTCCTGATTCTCGACGAGGCGCAGAACGCGACGACCGCCCAGATGAAGATGTTCCTCACCCGGCTCGGGCTGAACTCCAAGACCGTGATCACGGGGGACAAGACGCAGATCGACCTCCCGCGCCCCGAGGATTCGGGACTCCTGGAGATCGAGGAAGTCTTGCGCGACGTGGTCGGGATCGACTTCGTTTATCTGGATGACGCGGATGTCGTCCGGCACCGACTCGTGAAGGAGATCATCCGCGCGTACCGGGAGTCCGAGCGTTGA
- a CDS encoding LytR C-terminal domain-containing protein, giving the protein MASAFRGLITTAVLIGAGAFIGLFWEEWKVVRLAILAGTGSVPTATAAGTAEGDPAATGSATGEIPGREDLTNRIKVEVLNGAGERGLARQFADRLRLLGFDVVATGNADHFDHEITHVLDRSGRLGAALAVARELSADSLAIALDPELFLDASVVVGSDWAGLLGNLGKD; this is encoded by the coding sequence GTGGCTTCCGCATTCCGGGGACTGATCACGACGGCGGTTCTCATCGGGGCCGGCGCCTTCATCGGTCTCTTCTGGGAGGAATGGAAGGTCGTACGACTCGCCATTCTGGCCGGGACCGGATCGGTACCGACCGCGACCGCGGCGGGCACGGCGGAAGGTGATCCCGCGGCGACGGGTTCCGCGACGGGAGAGATTCCCGGACGGGAGGACCTGACGAACCGGATCAAGGTCGAAGTCCTCAACGGGGCCGGAGAGAGAGGGCTCGCGCGTCAGTTCGCCGACCGACTCCGGCTCCTCGGTTTCGACGTCGTCGCGACCGGCAACGCCGACCATTTCGACCATGAGATCACGCACGTGCTCGATCGATCGGGCCGCCTCGGGGCCGCGCTGGCCGTCGCCCGCGAGCTGAGCGCGGACTCGCTGGCCATCGCCCTCGATCCCGAACTCTTCCTCGATGCGAGCGTGGTGGTGGGGAGCGACTGGGCCGGCCTGCTCGGGAACCTCGGCAAGGACTAG